One Candidatus Regiella endosymbiont of Tuberolachnus salignus genomic window, ACAAAGAAACGTGTATTCATTTACTGATCAACGGTAATTTCAAAATCAGTAAACAGAGCACTAGTTTTTACTGAACGTCTAACTTTATCCAAATTAACAAAACCATGATTATGCAATGCCTTTAAAGTAGTCGACCTGTTAAATATTCTCCCGTTATTCCATTTTCTAAATCACGCTTAAGAGCGAGACAGGTTCAATAATATCATCGTCTATGCGCACTGGTATTTTGCGCACAGGAGGTGCGCACAACACTGCGCACATTTTTCCGCCCGCCAAAAAATAATATTTTCACCTCTTCTGTACCATGACAAGGTAGGTGGGATTTTTAGCTATTTACGTTTTTATCCAAGCCATAATGAACTACCCCCCCCCTGATAAAAGTTTAGGGGTAAAACTATTCACACTGTTCACACTTGTTTTTTTATTTTTATTTTCAATGAGATAAAGGGTGAACAGATGAAACTCAACTCATCACCACTCTTCACCCTGTGTTCACATCAAACCAGGGAAGAAAGGTGAACAGTGTGAATACTTGTGAACACTTAAAAAATAACTGTTCACCCTATTAATCCTTATATAGCAAGGCTTTTAGCACAGTGTGAACAGGGGTGAACACTTTTTCCTATTATTTTTAGTACCCCCCCTATCACCACCGGATTAGTGGTTTAAATCAGCGGTGCCTGTCGCTCGTGGTAGCCATTCATCCGCACTGTCTACATTCAAATTCAGGTTGCTACGGATCCCCTGCCTGCTTTTCTTACGTAGATACTGTAAGCCAAATTCCGCTAAGGAGCCCGGCATATCACTGCCAAAACGTGTTACTGATACCGGTTTAGCCAGATTGTTACCTCTCATGTACGCAAGATAAGCGTGATACAGATATTTACGCGGGTTAAACGGGATAATCTCCGCATTGCCTACCAACATCCCATCCGCCTCAGCCGAGGCTAACAGATAGCCGCAAAAATCTACCAGCGAATCAGTACTCCGTTTGACATTAAGCGCTTCGGCTGATTTTTGCTGCTCCAGCAATAAGCATTTGGCTTCGGCAGGCTCAACAAAACGGGTCAGCAGGTGGCGAATAATCACCGGTAATTCTCGGGCGATTTTATCGCACAGTAAGGTATCACGTTCATTTTCAGGGATGACTTCTGAGAAGTTAAAAATGACGCGCCGACGAGACACACCGCCACTTCGGTCACTGAAACTCATGGCGTTGTTATTCACCGCCAATATTACCGCAGGGATACGTGTCGAATAAGGCTGTTTATGTTTGGGATCGACAGAAACTTCATCACCCCCGGTAATCGCCTTGATCCCTGAGCCTTCTCCCACATAGCGGATCTGGTCGGGCATGATGATCAGTGAGTAGCCGATGATTAACGCACGTTCGCGCGGGTTCTCCAGTGCTGTCATACTGGCTGATACCCTGTTATTTTTTCCCGCCAGCAGGGTACAAATTTCCGCCAGAAGGCTTTTACCACTGCCGCCTGCGCCTGTGACCTCAAGAAATAATTGCCAGTCATAGCGGTTAGCCAGCACCATAAACAGCGCTGCGAGTACTCTGTCTGTTTTGCGATCATGGTTTGCTGTTGCCCTGCGTATCCACTGCCAAAAATGAGGCGCATTATCGACCAGTGTTTCACCCGGTTCCGGCGAGGTGAAGTCGATTTCATTGACGATCAATAACCCATCTTCCTTATTATGTGGTCTGAACTGCTTTTTTTGCAGATCAAAGACGCCATTACGGAAGCCGATTAAGTGACGAGCCGTGCTTTTCATTAACGGCAGTTGAAGTTTTAGTGCGTCAACGGCAGAACGGATGCCGATTGACGTATAAGGCACATCTGATCCGATAAAGATAGCCACCATTTCCCGCATTAAATCGCGATCACTGATGGCACGCCAGGCGATACCGTCGTAGTGGTGTACAGAATCAGACAAAGGCTCCAACGCCAAATCACCATTATAGCGTGCTAACAAGACCTCGCCGCGTTGACTGGCGCCCATCTGGCTCAATGTCGGACGGGTAGGCTTATCATGATTTATCGCATCAGCAGGTTGATACAGTGCTCCGCTGAAAGCCTGTATAGCGGCTTCTATGCCGTATTGCTGCCGGTAATCGTCCCAGTCGGCTTTATGCTGGGTAGGCGGTAAAGCAACCCACCCAGAAACCGCAATAGCGGCTTTTTCGGCGGCGATAGCGCCAATATTCTGCTTAAATTGGCCTTTTTCATCGCATTGATTGGCTTGATCGCAGTCGTTATCAGCGGCAATGATAATTTTTGCTTCTGACCAGCGTTCACGGCATATTTTTGCTACTTCGATTAAATTGCCCGCATCCAATGCCGCAATGGCGATGCCTGAAGCCAATAATGACACCGTAACCGCAGTCGCATAACCTTCGGTGATCAGCACTGTTTCAGCCCGTTCCGGCAGTTCACCTACGGGAATCAATGCCCCTTTCTTACGGGTGCCCGTCAGATAAGGTTTATCACCATTCGGGTAAATACGCTGTGCACCCGTGATCTCGCCGTCTATTGTTTGCAGTGCAAGCAGCAAGGCACCGTTCGGCAGGATAGGCAGACCGGGGCAGTGAAGCCCCTTATTCATCAGATAATGAGATTCACCCAATACCGTTTTTGCCATCAATGCCGCTACCTGCTCAGCAATGGGTTTGTCCGTTGAAGGCACCTCTTTGGCGGGGGCAGGTTTCATCCTTTTTTCTGGCAAGGGCATAGCCAGCACATTAGCTACCAGCTTGGCCGCTTGACGGGCGTTACATTGGTTAACTTTCATCACCAAATCCAACCCGGTACCGGCACCACAATGAGAACAGAAATAAGTGCCTCTGCCTTCCTTGTCGTCAAAACGATAACGGGTTTTACCCCCACAGTTTGGGCATTGACCTTCCTGCCGATGGGTTGGGATCGCCAATTGTCGCAAAATCGCCTCCCAATGACCGTTAGCCTGTGTTCGTACCTCATCAATAAAATTATCTTTTAGCCTGTCGGCAGGCTTCGCTGTCATAATGCCCCCTCTGTCAGCATGCTATAAAGCGCCTCAGTTTTTTCCAGCAGAATAAACAGCAGTGTTTCCCTGGCATCCGCTTCCATGACAGAAACAGCGGCATGAGTCAGCGCTAAGCACTGAAAGGCTAAATCTTCAGCCGTGATCGGGGTTTTATCAATGCGTTTGGACATGGCATCCTCCTGTAACAGGAAGGCGACCGGCAAACAAAAGAATATAATCGGCAACGTAGCGCTGACGGGCTGATTTTTCATCAATTGCCGTAGCGTACAGCATGATAGGCTTAATTTTTTTCTGACTGCGGTTGATCGCCGCAAAGATATAGGTACACTTTGACGTAGCCATAGCGTTAGTCCTTCTAACGAGGTGGTTAGAAGCCCGGTTAGTGCTGGTACACTACCGGGCTTCGCTTTACTTTGAGTCATGCAAAACTGTACATTGTCAACTCTATTGCAGATTAACCCACAGGAGTTGACAATGTCAACAACAGAAAATAAAGAACGCCATGTTGTCCAACTACGACTGGATAATGACTTATTTAAACGTCTTGTTATCGCCATGAAAGAAGACGGTGACGACAATAAGTCAGGATGGATTAAAAGATTACTGCAACGCGAGCTAAATAGGCGAGGCATTGAGCCAAAAAGTTGATTTACTCTTAATACAGTCATTGGCTGAATATGATTTTTTTTATCATTGAAGCGGCAGCTATTCCAAAGAGTAATATTTACTGTATTACTCTTTCCTTTTTGTGTACCCGTGGTGAGCGGTACAAATTGGATAGATGAAAGACATGTAGAAAGAGAAGTAATTTGCAAACGCTTCTTATCGTGGCATAGACAATTATAAAGCTCTTCATCTTCTTGAAAGCAAAATTCTTTTGGTACTATCGAATTGAATACCCGAGTCATCACGCCACCTCCCCACGTGATTCTATAATGCGTTGATTAATCCATGCATCCACTTCACTTTCGATAAAAGCGATAGCGCGCGTGCCAATCTTTACCGGCACAGGAAAACGATGTTGACTGATAAGACGGTAAATCCATGCCTTACTGTAACCAGTACGGCGCTGGACTTCGGGTAAACGGATAAGTGTTTGTGACATCTAATCTCCCTATATACTTTTAAATAACAAGGGAGAACTCTAGACTAGCGTAGAAAACAATCCATAACCCTATTAAGTAGAGCATACAGTCTACTGTGTACAAGGTTCTTTCTATTAAGTACAACTACCATCTTACACCTTTTTCCTTGGCGTACAGGAGTATCCAATTTCTTATCGTTATCAGTTCGTAAACAT contains:
- a CDS encoding primase-helicase zinc-binding domain-containing protein; this encodes MTAKPADRLKDNFIDEVRTQANGHWEAILRQLAIPTHRQEGQCPNCGGKTRYRFDDKEGRGTYFCSHCGAGTGLDLVMKVNQCNARQAAKLVANVLAMPLPEKRMKPAPAKEVPSTDKPIAEQVAALMAKTVLGESHYLMNKGLHCPGLPILPNGALLLALQTIDGEITGAQRIYPNGDKPYLTGTRKKGALIPVGELPERAETVLITEGYATAVTVSLLASGIAIAALDAGNLIEVAKICRERWSEAKIIIAADNDCDQANQCDEKGQFKQNIGAIAAEKAAIAVSGWVALPPTQHKADWDDYRQQYGIEAAIQAFSGALYQPADAINHDKPTRPTLSQMGASQRGEVLLARYNGDLALEPLSDSVHHYDGIAWRAISDRDLMREMVAIFIGSDVPYTSIGIRSAVDALKLQLPLMKSTARHLIGFRNGVFDLQKKQFRPHNKEDGLLIVNEIDFTSPEPGETLVDNAPHFWQWIRRATANHDRKTDRVLAALFMVLANRYDWQLFLEVTGAGGSGKSLLAEICTLLAGKNNRVSASMTALENPRERALIIGYSLIIMPDQIRYVGEGSGIKAITGGDEVSVDPKHKQPYSTRIPAVILAVNNNAMSFSDRSGGVSRRRVIFNFSEVIPENERDTLLCDKIARELPVIIRHLLTRFVEPAEAKCLLLEQQKSAEALNVKRSTDSLVDFCGYLLASAEADGMLVGNAEIIPFNPRKYLYHAYLAYMRGNNLAKPVSVTRFGSDMPGSLAEFGLQYLRKKSRQGIRSNLNLNVDSADEWLPRATGTADLNH
- a CDS encoding host cell division inhibitor Icd-like protein, with the translated sequence MATSKCTYIFAAINRSQKKIKPIMLYATAIDEKSARQRYVADYILLFAGRLPVTGGCHVQTH
- a CDS encoding helix-turn-helix transcriptional regulator yields the protein MSQTLIRLPEVQRRTGYSKAWIYRLISQHRFPVPVKIGTRAIAFIESEVDAWINQRIIESRGEVA